The genomic region CGCCCGCCACTAACACCACCGCCGCCAGGCCGCCGCCCCGAAGCGTGGGCTCCGTATGGCTCGACCGATAATTCGGCCGATCCCAACACTTCCAACGCCGCAACAACGCACTCACCGGATGGCACAACGCCCAGCCCAAAATCGCCGCGCCCAGAAAATAAATTGCCCACGTCACGGCCGGCCCTCCGTATAAAGTTTCCACCAACCGGGATTCACCACCGCGTCGGCAAATTGTTCATTCACGCGTTGGTGCAACCCTTCGGCCAAACGCTCGCGCAAATCGTCATCCTCAATTATCGTTTGTATCGCTTCTGCCAACGCCTTTGAATCACGTGGCGCACAGAGCAATCCCGATTCGCCGTCCACCACCACTTCGCGGCAGCCGGGCACATCCGTGGCCACCACCGCCCGTCGCATCAAGCCCGCCTCCAGCAACACCCGCGGCAAGCCCTCGCGATACGTCGGCAGCACCAGCAAATGGCTCACCGCAATTTGTTCGAGCACATCATCCCGTCGGCCAAGCCATTCGCAGCCTTCGGCTTTGCCAAATGCCTCCGCCTCGTTGCGCGTGAAACTTTTCGGATTCCCTACATCCACATCACCGCACAACGCCAGCTCCACCGCCACTCCGCGCCCGCGCAATGTCGCGTGCGCTTCCGCAAATTCCGCCACGCCTTTGTCCTTTAACAAACGACCCACAAAAATCATACGCCAAGGCGGGCCATCGGGTTCGGGTGAGGCTTCCGCGAGGTGGGTATCAATACTGCCGGGCAAACACGCGAGTTGGTTTTCTGAAAGCCCCGCGTGAGCGTGCCACCAATTAAGGTCATCGTGATTTTGAAAAACCGTTATCGCACCCGGCGCGCAAAACGCACGACGCAAACCCCAATCCACCCCGCCACGCAGCAATCTCAATTTCATTGAGTGCGCTTCCTCTGAATACAAACTGCCCATCCCAATCACGTGATTCAACATCAACGGACGCTGCCGCACCCCGCGCATCGCCAACCAACCCAGCAATACGCACCGCAACGAAACGCAATGCAACACATCCGCGCCAAATGTTGAAGCCGTTTCGCGCACAGCCTTTGCAGCGGCCAAGGTTTCCGTTGGGGAAATTTTATCGCGCGATAGCATCATTGGAAACACTTGTAATCCCGCCGCTTCCAATTCCGCCACTGCCTCGCCGGGCGGACAAATCACGCCCACCGTCGCGCCCTGTGCCACCAGCCATTTAGCCAAAGAAAAGCGATGGGCCCGAAAGGCCCAATCTGCTGCCGACACAAATAAAATGCGCGGACTTAGTTTTCCTGTTCCCTCAACCACAACTCCAACACCAGCAACGTGTACTTCAACATCGGCAAGTTTCGATCACCCGCCAGGCGGTCGGCAAGTAAGTCCTGCAAAAACCGGCGACTCACAAACTGCTCCGCGCGCGCGCCTGACGCAAGCGAATCATGCAGCAACTCCCGCCAATCCTCCGCCAGCCAACGCGCCACTGGCGCCTCGAACCCGCGCTTGGGAGCGTTCAACACAGCGGGCGGCAATTCGTTCGCGTACGCTTGGCGCAAAAAAGATTTGGTTTGTCCGCCACCCAACAGCTCGTTGTCCGAAATGCCCGCCGCAAACTCTGCCAACTCGTGATCCAAAAACGGCGACCGCGCCTCCAGCGAATGTGCCATTGTCGCCATATCCATTTTCACCAGCAAATCGCTGAGCAAATTGATGCGCTGATCCAAATGCATTTGCTGACGTAACGGTGAACGACCCGCTTCCATTTGGCCCTCCACCCAATTCTCCGTGGCCCGCATCGCGCCGCCTTGCCAATGGCGTTGCTTATCCGTTTCCAAAAGCAAATCGTTCGACCACTCCAAATATCGCCGCCCTGCAGTTGAGCCAGCCCCGCGCGCGAAGCGTCGCAAAAATCCAAAGCGCGAACGCCGTCCGCCAGCGGGAAGCGCCGCCAAGGCCTTCCACAAAAAACGCGGAACAAAACCCACGCGCCCCAATTGAAACGCCGCAAGATGCCGCCGATAGCCCGCAAACAATTCATCGCCACCATCGCCGTTGAGCACCACCTTCACGTGGCGCGCCGCCGCCCGCGCCACTGCCCAACTCGGCAGCGCGCTCGAATCGGCAAAGGGCTGATCATAATGCCGCACCACCGAAAGCAAATCCTCGCGCGGCGCAATCTCCAGCGGCAACACCTCGTGCTGAACGCCCAACGCGCGCGCCGTGTCCGCCGCCACTGCCGATTCATCCAGCGCGGGGTCGTCCATTTTCACGGTGAAGGTTCGCAGCGACTCACCTACTTCCTTCGCCGCCTCAATCGCCACGATCGTCGAATCCACGCCGCCCGACAAAAACACGCCAACCGGCACATCACTCCGCAACCGCAACCGCACCGATTCCCGAATGTGCTCGCGCACAGTTCCCGATGCGCTGGGTTTTTGATGGCCCCAAAATTTTCGTGTTTTTATTTCGCCGCCCTCGAACGTCAACACCGTGGCGGGCGGCACTTGCTGCACATTTTCGAAAACCGTTTCCGGTTGCGGCACACACCCAAGCGACAAAAAATCATAGACCCCCTGTTCCCGCACCGCCCATTTTGCATTAGGCAACAACGCCCTCAGCGCCTTTAACTCCGAAGCAAACGCCAACGAATCGCCACCCGTCTGCCGAAAATACAACGGCTTTTTCCCAAACCGATCCCGCGCCAAAACCAATCGCTGCTTTCGTCCGTCCCACAAAGCAATCGCGAACATCCCGCGCAAGTGCTCCACAAACCCGTCACCGTATTCCTCGTACAAATGCGGCAACACCTCCGCATCCGTGCGCGACCGCAACGAATGCCCCCGCGCCCGCAACCCCTCGGCCAGTTCCACGTGATTATAAATCTCCCCATTCATCACCGCCACCACCGCACCCGATTCATCCCGCACCGGCTGCACGCCCTCAGTAAGATCAATAATCGACAATCGCCGAATACCCAACCGCACCCCGCTCACGGCAAACTCCCCAGCCTCGTCCGGCCCGCGGTGTTCCAGCCGGTTCATCGCCGCTGCCCAATGCGGCTCCTCAACTTTCGAAATGTTCCAATGACCGAGTATGCCGCACATTTTAGGAATCTCTTTTGCGCGCCCCGCGTTTGGCGCGCGTGATGCGTTGGCTGTGGGAATGCCGCCGCATTCGATTAAACATTGCCGAAGCCCACGCGTCGGGCAAAATTTTTGCCACAAAAAGCCATCCAAAAAATAACCCGAGCGGGTAAGTGGATGGTTGCCGCCGCCATTCCCGCCACGCGCGCCAGAGTGCTCCCAGCCGAAATGCCGCCGTGTGTTTTTTGCGGATGCCACTCCATAACGTGCAATGGCGTTTGCCGGAAAGGCTGAGTAACATCCCGCCCTGCGCCACGCGATAATGGAAGAGCGGTTGCGCCGCCGTAACCCCACGCCAACCCCCGAGCCCAAGACGGATGTTGAATTCCCAATCTTCATAGCCTTGCCGCATCGATTCGTCGTAACCGCCCGCTTCCGTCCACGCGATTTTGGGCAAGAGCAAACAGTACGGCAATTGATTAAGGAAAAGTTGCTCAAAGTGATTGTAGTTTTTTTTGAGCAAGCCTTCAGCTTCGCCCTCGAGAATCATTTGGGGGAAGGCAAATGCCGAACAAGGGGCGGCTTGTTGTGCCTCGAGAAGTAGGGCTACGGCGTTGGGTTCAAGCCAGTCGTCGCAGTCGAGCGGAAGGATAAATTCGGCACGCGCCTCACGAAAACCTCGGTTGCGCGCGGCGGGCAAGCCTCCGTTTTCCTGATGCACGACACGGATGTCTTCGCCGAGGCCATTGAGAAACTCTAACGTCTCCGATTCAGTGGAGCCATCGTTGACGA from Limisphaerales bacterium harbors:
- a CDS encoding glycosyltransferase — translated: MAKWLVAQGATVGVICPPGEAVAELEAAGLQVFPMMLSRDKISPTETLAAAKAVRETASTFGADVLHCVSLRCVLLGWLAMRGVRQRPLMLNHVIGMGSLYSEEAHSMKLRLLRGGVDWGLRRAFCAPGAITVFQNHDDLNWWHAHAGLSENQLACLPGSIDTHLAEASPEPDGPPWRMIFVGRLLKDKGVAEFAEAHATLRGRGVAVELALCGDVDVGNPKSFTRNEAEAFGKAEGCEWLGRRDDVLEQIAVSHLLVLPTYREGLPRVLLEAGLMRRAVVATDVPGCREVVVDGESGLLCAPRDSKALAEAIQTIIEDDDLRERLAEGLHQRVNEQFADAVVNPGWWKLYTEGRP
- the asnB gene encoding asparagine synthase (glutamine-hydrolyzing), with amino-acid sequence MCGILGHWNISKVEEPHWAAAMNRLEHRGPDEAGEFAVSGVRLGIRRLSIIDLTEGVQPVRDESGAVVAVMNGEIYNHVELAEGLRARGHSLRSRTDAEVLPHLYEEYGDGFVEHLRGMFAIALWDGRKQRLVLARDRFGKKPLYFRQTGGDSLAFASELKALRALLPNAKWAVREQGVYDFLSLGCVPQPETVFENVQQVPPATVLTFEGGEIKTRKFWGHQKPSASGTVREHIRESVRLRLRSDVPVGVFLSGGVDSTIVAIEAAKEVGESLRTFTVKMDDPALDESAVAADTARALGVQHEVLPLEIAPREDLLSVVRHYDQPFADSSALPSWAVARAAARHVKVVLNGDGGDELFAGYRRHLAAFQLGRVGFVPRFLWKALAALPAGGRRSRFGFLRRFARGAGSTAGRRYLEWSNDLLLETDKQRHWQGGAMRATENWVEGQMEAGRSPLRQQMHLDQRINLLSDLLVKMDMATMAHSLEARSPFLDHELAEFAAGISDNELLGGGQTKSFLRQAYANELPPAVLNAPKRGFEAPVARWLAEDWRELLHDSLASGARAEQFVSRRFLQDLLADRLAGDRNLPMLKYTLLVLELWLREQEN
- a CDS encoding glycosyltransferase family 2 protein, with the protein product MSAPLVSIILPCYNAHAHLAQALDSARAQTHPNLEILIVNDGSTESETLEFLNGLGEDIRVVHQENGGLPAARNRGFREARAEFILPLDCDDWLEPNAVALLLEAQQAAPCSAFAFPQMILEGEAEGLLKKNYNHFEQLFLNQLPYCLLLPKIAWTEAGGYDESMRQGYEDWEFNIRLGLGGWRGVTAAQPLFHYRVAQGGMLLSLSGKRHCTLWSGIRKKHTAAFRLGALWRAWREWRRQPSTYPLGLFFGWLFVAKILPDAWASAMFNRMRRHSHSQRITRAKRGARKRDS